In a genomic window of Sutcliffiella sp. FSL R7-0096:
- a CDS encoding pyridoxal phosphate-dependent aminotransferase, with translation MKHFQQSELLNTLPKQFFASLVEKVGKVVAQGHDVINLGQGNPDQPTPEHIVSSLQDAVEKPDHHKYSPFRGHQFLKEAIATFYKREYDVDINPDTEVAILFGGKAGLVEIPQCLLNEGDTVLVPDPGYPDYWSGVALAKAKMEYMPLKEVYHFLPNYEDINSEVLEAAKLMFLNYPNNPTGAVANSAFFKETVKLANEHDICVVHDFAYGAIGFDGKKPLSFMQTPGAKDVGIEIYTLSKTFNMAGWRVGFAVGNESVIKAINLLQDHMYVSIFGAIQEAAATALLDKQTCVQELVDLYEDRRNVLIQGLREIGWEVKAPKGSFFAWLKVPEGYTSKEFADKLLEEAHVVVAPGIGFGSFGEGYVRVGLLTSTERLQEAVQRIRELKIF, from the coding sequence GTGAAACACTTTCAACAATCTGAATTATTAAATACACTGCCTAAACAGTTCTTTGCATCATTGGTTGAAAAAGTGGGGAAAGTGGTCGCACAAGGTCATGATGTGATCAATCTAGGACAAGGAAACCCGGATCAGCCCACACCTGAACATATTGTAAGCTCGTTACAGGATGCAGTTGAAAAACCAGATCATCATAAATATTCCCCATTTCGGGGGCATCAATTTCTCAAAGAAGCTATTGCCACTTTCTATAAAAGGGAATACGATGTGGACATAAATCCAGATACTGAAGTAGCCATACTCTTTGGTGGCAAGGCTGGACTAGTGGAAATTCCCCAGTGTTTATTGAATGAAGGGGATACCGTCCTTGTCCCAGACCCGGGCTATCCAGATTATTGGTCTGGAGTGGCATTGGCCAAAGCTAAAATGGAATATATGCCATTAAAAGAAGTATATCATTTTTTACCAAACTATGAAGATATCAATTCAGAAGTCTTGGAAGCTGCTAAGCTCATGTTCCTCAATTATCCCAATAATCCGACAGGAGCTGTGGCGAATTCAGCATTTTTTAAGGAAACTGTAAAACTTGCAAATGAACACGATATTTGCGTTGTACATGACTTTGCCTATGGTGCCATCGGTTTTGATGGAAAAAAACCACTTAGCTTCATGCAGACCCCAGGTGCGAAGGATGTCGGAATTGAAATCTATACTTTGTCGAAAACTTTTAATATGGCTGGATGGCGTGTAGGGTTTGCAGTGGGGAATGAAAGTGTGATCAAAGCTATCAATCTTTTGCAGGATCATATGTATGTTAGTATTTTTGGCGCGATCCAAGAGGCAGCTGCCACAGCATTGTTAGATAAACAAACATGTGTCCAGGAGCTTGTAGATTTGTATGAGGATAGAAGGAATGTCCTTATTCAAGGGTTGCGGGAAATTGGATGGGAAGTAAAGGCACCGAAAGGATCCTTTTTTGCATGGTTAAAAGTTCCTGAAGGGTATACTTCCAAGGAGTTTGCAGACAAGCTTCTTGAGGAAGCACATGTTGTCGTAGCGCCTGGTATAGGCTTTGGATCCTTTGGCGAAGGCTATGTACGCGTCGGTTTATTAACCAGTACGGAAAGGTTGCAAGAAGCAGTTCAACGAATCAGAGAGTTGAAGATTTTCTGA
- the cspD gene encoding cold-shock protein CspD — MLQGKVKWFNAEKGFGFIEVEGQDDVFVHFSAIQGEGFKTLEEGQEVSFEIVEGARGPQAANVTK; from the coding sequence ATGTTACAAGGTAAAGTAAAATGGTTCAACGCAGAAAAAGGTTTTGGATTCATCGAAGTTGAAGGTCAAGACGACGTATTCGTACACTTCTCCGCAATCCAAGGCGAAGGTTTCAAAACTCTAGAAGAAGGTCAAGAAGTTTCTTTCGAAATCGTTGAAGGTGCTCGTGGACCTCAAGCTGCTAACGTTACAAAATAA
- the mtnA gene encoding S-methyl-5-thioribose-1-phosphate isomerase — protein MTVTTGLPLSVEWMDTSIRLLDQQKLPHETVFLDLKTLYDVYDAIVTLKVRGAPAIGITAAYGLALAANSYETESLDDFHTLLKKDRDYLASSRPTAVNLFWAINRLVEVSLKASSVNEAKTNLVHEAIQIQLEDETTCRLIGEHALSLFQKNNKVLTICNAGSIATARYGTALAPFHLAKVKSFPISVFASETRPVLQGARLTAWELQQSGVDVTLITDNMAAHTIKTKGINAIIVGADRITANGDTANKIGTYSLAILAKSFGIPFYVAAPLSTFDLSKNTGEEIEIEERDPREITHLGDQSIAPEGISVFNPAFDVTPNELITAIITEKGIIKGNYTEAIPALFEN, from the coding sequence ATGACTGTTACAACTGGCCTTCCACTATCTGTCGAATGGATGGATACATCTATCCGTTTATTAGATCAACAGAAACTGCCACATGAAACCGTGTTCCTTGACCTGAAGACCCTTTATGATGTTTATGATGCGATTGTCACTTTAAAAGTTAGGGGTGCACCGGCCATTGGGATAACAGCAGCTTACGGACTTGCACTTGCTGCAAATTCTTATGAGACGGAAAGCCTTGATGATTTTCACACACTTTTGAAAAAGGATCGAGACTACCTAGCTTCCTCGCGCCCAACTGCAGTCAATTTATTTTGGGCAATTAACAGGTTGGTAGAAGTTTCCTTAAAAGCCTCTTCAGTAAATGAAGCGAAAACGAATCTTGTTCATGAAGCCATTCAGATTCAATTAGAAGATGAAACCACTTGCCGACTTATCGGGGAACATGCCCTTTCACTTTTTCAAAAAAATAATAAGGTCCTTACGATATGCAATGCTGGGTCTATTGCAACAGCAAGGTATGGTACTGCATTGGCTCCTTTCCACCTTGCAAAGGTAAAGAGTTTCCCGATCAGTGTATTTGCAAGTGAAACAAGGCCTGTTCTCCAAGGAGCTCGCTTAACTGCATGGGAGCTACAACAATCCGGTGTGGATGTCACTCTAATTACGGATAACATGGCTGCCCATACAATCAAAACCAAAGGAATCAATGCCATCATTGTTGGCGCAGATCGAATTACAGCTAACGGCGATACGGCTAATAAAATCGGGACCTACAGCCTTGCGATTCTAGCAAAATCTTTTGGTATCCCTTTTTATGTGGCAGCTCCATTATCCACCTTTGATCTCTCGAAAAATACAGGCGAAGAAATTGAGATTGAAGAAAGAGATCCAAGGGAAATTACCCACCTTGGAGATCAATCGATTGCCCCAGAGGGTATATCCGTCTTCAATCCGGCGTTTGATGTTACACCAAATGAACTGATTACCGCCATCATAACAGAAAAAGGAATCATCAAAGGCAACTACACCGAAGCCATCCCAGCCTTATTCGAAAATTAA
- a CDS encoding carbon-nitrogen family hydrolase, with protein MKWKIACIQFDIAFGDPEANIEKACELLTVAGNDRPDIIVLPELWSTGYDLGRLDKIADSGGFVTTKFLKSAAKELNAHIVGGSVAKKTNKGIYNTMITVNKDGEVAGEYSKLHLFRLMDEHHFLQPGKTDGMFELDGETCAGFICYDIRFPEWIRAHTTKDAKAIFVVAEWPLARVDHWRTLLIARAIENQCYVIACNRSGADPKNAFAGHSMIIDPWGEVLAEAGEREEIITAEIDLAKVEEVRKRIPIFEDRRPQYY; from the coding sequence ATGAAATGGAAAATAGCTTGTATTCAATTTGATATAGCCTTCGGAGATCCCGAAGCAAATATAGAAAAAGCTTGTGAACTGTTGACAGTGGCAGGCAATGATCGACCTGATATCATCGTATTACCTGAACTTTGGTCTACAGGCTATGATCTCGGACGCCTTGATAAGATTGCAGATTCTGGCGGTTTTGTTACAACCAAGTTCCTTAAATCTGCGGCAAAAGAGCTGAACGCTCACATTGTGGGTGGTTCTGTCGCCAAAAAAACAAACAAAGGGATTTATAACACGATGATTACGGTCAACAAAGATGGAGAAGTTGCCGGAGAATATAGCAAATTGCACCTTTTTCGATTGATGGACGAGCATCACTTCCTCCAGCCAGGAAAGACAGATGGAATGTTTGAGCTTGACGGAGAAACATGTGCTGGCTTCATTTGCTATGATATACGGTTTCCTGAGTGGATCCGTGCCCATACTACAAAAGATGCAAAAGCAATCTTTGTTGTTGCAGAATGGCCTTTGGCAAGGGTTGACCATTGGCGTACCCTTCTTATCGCCCGGGCCATTGAGAACCAGTGTTATGTAATCGCTTGTAACCGTTCAGGCGCAGATCCGAAGAATGCTTTTGCAGGACACTCCATGATTATTGATCCTTGGGGGGAAGTTTTGGCAGAAGCAGGAGAAAGAGAAGAGATTATTACTGCTGAAATTGATTTGGCTAAAGTGGAGGAAGTAAGGAAAAGAATCCCGATCTTTGAAGATAGAAGACCACAATACTATTAA
- the mtnK gene encoding S-methyl-5-thioribose kinase, translated as MTITATTNYEPLTEATAVSLAKDLEFFKEGALLHCQEIGDGNLNLVFHIRDENNTGIIIKQALPYAKVVGESWPLTLHRATIEGNYLKNAATLVPNLVPKVYYTNEALAITIMEDLSHLDIARNGFIHGKDYPLISKHIGEYLAKTLFYTSDFGLNQQEKKTLQQQFSNPELCKITEDLVFTDPFFDSETNSYEPELLGAVEEIWKDETLKLEVAKLKFKFLTNGEALLHGDLHTGSIFANEIDTKVIDPEFAYFGPIGFDVGQFFANILLQAITRTDEERGDITAHLHQVWETFTSIFSDLWKTSSVEQFTTTPGYLDYVLKKVYAEAIGFAGCEVIRRTIGLAHVADLDTVQPFAKRILIKQKSLELGRLLVLEAGNFKNTKEIESLFENVLKEIK; from the coding sequence ATGACGATTACTGCAACTACAAACTATGAACCATTAACTGAAGCTACAGCCGTGTCGTTGGCAAAGGACCTTGAATTTTTCAAGGAAGGAGCACTTCTTCACTGTCAAGAGATAGGTGATGGGAACTTGAACCTTGTTTTTCATATCAGAGATGAAAACAATACAGGGATTATTATCAAACAGGCACTACCTTATGCCAAAGTTGTTGGAGAAAGCTGGCCTCTCACCTTGCATCGTGCCACAATCGAAGGGAACTACTTGAAGAATGCTGCGACACTTGTCCCTAACCTTGTTCCGAAAGTGTATTATACAAACGAAGCATTGGCCATTACGATCATGGAAGACCTTTCGCATCTAGACATCGCAAGAAACGGTTTTATTCATGGCAAGGACTATCCCCTCATTTCCAAACACATTGGGGAATACTTGGCTAAAACGTTATTCTATACTTCAGATTTCGGTTTGAACCAACAGGAAAAAAAGACTCTGCAACAGCAATTTTCCAACCCGGAACTTTGTAAGATTACTGAAGACCTTGTGTTCACAGATCCTTTCTTTGATAGTGAGACAAACAGTTATGAGCCGGAACTTCTAGGTGCAGTGGAAGAAATTTGGAAGGATGAAACCCTGAAACTTGAAGTCGCGAAACTGAAATTCAAATTTCTAACGAATGGGGAAGCGCTTCTTCATGGAGACCTTCATACCGGAAGCATTTTCGCCAACGAAATCGATACTAAGGTAATTGATCCGGAGTTTGCTTATTTTGGACCTATCGGCTTTGATGTTGGTCAATTCTTTGCGAACATTTTACTGCAAGCCATCACTAGAACAGACGAAGAGAGAGGCGATATTACGGCTCATCTACACCAAGTTTGGGAGACTTTCACCTCTATTTTCTCCGACCTGTGGAAAACGTCCAGCGTGGAGCAGTTCACCACAACTCCAGGGTATCTGGATTATGTACTAAAAAAAGTTTATGCGGAGGCGATCGGTTTTGCAGGATGTGAAGTTATCAGACGCACCATCGGATTGGCCCATGTAGCAGACCTCGACACCGTCCAACCTTTCGCCAAGCGTATTCTAATCAAGCAAAAGTCGCTGGAGCTTGGAAGATTACTAGTCTTGGAGGCAGGAAATTTCAAGAACACGAAAGAGATAGAATCTTTATTTGAAAATGTTTTAAAGGAGATTAAATGA